In Gemmatimonadales bacterium, the following are encoded in one genomic region:
- the pyk gene encoding pyruvate kinase: MTVRRTKIVATLGPASSTPSAIAALIAAGVDVARINASHGTADQRAELIAIVRKEAEEAGRPVAVLLDLQGPRIRVGDLAKPITLTPGQTVVFAPQDEARADQIPTTYQNLGKDVRPGARILLDDGVLSAEVTAVRGSLVEARVLYGGELKSHKGMNLPGVEVSAPTLTEKDRADAAFAGEHDVDYVALSFVRRAEDLAELRGLLPKGVRVIAKIEKDTALKDADRIIEASDAIMVARGDLGVELPFEEVPLVQKRLIRLAIQYRRPVITATQMLESMIHNPRPTRAEASDVANAILDGTDAVMLSAETAAGEYPREAVLAMDRIIREMEKHDADRPRREERQRQYGMPADTNTAVATAAVAAGQMLHVPIIVTFTKSGSSVRIIAANRPPMPIMGVTDDARVFRQLALIWGVVPMLTDEPPRYDAMLDAARERILVHGFAKKGDRVVVMAGVPFDVPGSTNMMKVEEV, from the coding sequence GTGACCGTCCGCCGCACCAAGATCGTCGCCACGCTGGGCCCGGCTTCATCCACGCCCTCGGCCATCGCAGCCCTGATCGCCGCGGGAGTGGACGTGGCGCGCATCAACGCGAGCCATGGCACGGCCGATCAGCGCGCCGAGCTGATCGCGATCGTCAGGAAAGAGGCGGAGGAGGCGGGCCGGCCGGTCGCCGTCCTGCTGGATCTTCAGGGCCCGCGCATCCGCGTGGGCGATCTCGCGAAGCCCATCACGCTCACCCCAGGGCAGACGGTCGTGTTCGCGCCCCAGGACGAGGCGCGTGCGGACCAGATCCCCACCACGTACCAGAACCTCGGAAAGGACGTGCGCCCGGGTGCGCGCATCCTCCTCGACGACGGCGTGCTCTCGGCGGAAGTGACGGCGGTGCGAGGGTCGCTGGTCGAGGCGCGGGTCTTGTACGGCGGGGAGCTCAAGAGCCACAAGGGGATGAACCTCCCCGGCGTCGAGGTCTCCGCGCCCACCCTGACGGAGAAGGACCGCGCCGATGCGGCGTTCGCCGGCGAGCACGACGTGGACTACGTGGCGCTATCGTTCGTGCGGCGCGCGGAGGACCTGGCCGAGCTGCGGGGGCTCCTTCCAAAGGGCGTCAGGGTCATCGCGAAGATCGAGAAGGACACCGCGCTCAAGGACGCCGACCGCATCATCGAGGCGAGCGACGCGATCATGGTGGCACGGGGCGACCTGGGCGTCGAGCTGCCTTTCGAGGAGGTGCCGCTGGTGCAGAAGCGGCTCATCCGCCTCGCGATCCAGTACCGGCGGCCGGTCATCACCGCGACCCAGATGCTCGAGTCCATGATCCACAACCCGCGCCCGACCCGCGCCGAAGCCTCCGACGTGGCCAACGCGATCCTCGACGGCACGGACGCGGTTATGCTCTCCGCGGAGACGGCCGCGGGCGAATACCCGCGGGAGGCGGTGCTCGCGATGGACCGAATCATCCGCGAGATGGAGAAGCACGACGCGGACCGGCCGCGGCGCGAGGAGCGCCAGCGCCAGTATGGCATGCCGGCCGACACCAACACCGCCGTGGCGACCGCGGCGGTCGCGGCGGGCCAGATGCTCCACGTGCCGATCATCGTGACCTTCACCAAGAGCGGCTCCAGCGTGCGGATAATCGCCGCCAACCGGCCTCCGATGCCCATTATGGGCGTCACCGACGACGCGCGCGTGTTCCGGCAGCTGGCGCTCATCTGGGGCGTCGTGCCGATGCTGACGGACGAGCCGCCGCGCTACGACGCGATGCTCGACGCGGCGCGCGAGCGAATCCTGGTCCACGGCTTCGCCAAGAAGGGGGATCGAGTGGTCGTGATGGCCGGCGTGCCCTTCGACGTGCCGGGCAGCACCAACATGATGAAGGTCGAGGAAGTCTAG
- a CDS encoding MBL fold metallo-hydrolase — translation MRLHFLGTGTSFGVPQIGCGCRVCRSTDSRDRRGRTAVVIEDGDTRILVDTPPELRLSLVRQGIGSVNAVLYTHDHADHTHGIDDLRALSGGRHGTLPVYGPRDSLDRMQARFDYIFDPDLRPIPGSSRPALTVTALEPGEQVSVAGIPITPIAFDHGSTLVYGYRFGALAYVTDAKEVTEEARAALSGIEVLVLNALFHRSHPTHLSIPEAVAAALAIGAPRTFLTHLTHETGHAELEAELPAAVRPAYDGLVIEV, via the coding sequence GTGCGGCTGCACTTCCTCGGCACCGGGACCTCATTCGGCGTGCCGCAGATCGGGTGCGGGTGCCGGGTCTGCCGCTCCACCGACAGCCGCGACCGGCGCGGGCGCACGGCGGTGGTGATCGAGGACGGTGACACCCGCATCCTGGTGGACACTCCGCCCGAATTGAGGCTATCGCTCGTCCGGCAGGGGATCGGCTCGGTGAACGCCGTGCTCTACACCCACGACCACGCGGACCACACCCACGGCATCGACGATCTGCGCGCTCTCTCCGGCGGGAGGCACGGTACGCTGCCGGTCTACGGTCCCCGGGATTCCCTGGACCGGATGCAGGCGCGGTTCGACTACATCTTCGATCCCGACTTGCGGCCCATCCCCGGTTCGTCGAGGCCGGCACTCACGGTGACGGCGCTCGAGCCGGGGGAGCAGGTCAGCGTGGCGGGCATCCCGATCACGCCGATCGCCTTCGACCACGGCTCTACGTTGGTCTACGGCTACCGCTTCGGCGCGCTGGCCTACGTCACCGACGCCAAAGAGGTCACCGAGGAGGCGCGGGCAGCTCTTTCGGGCATCGAGGTGCTGGTGCTGAACGCGCTGTTCCACCGGTCGCACCCGACGCACCTCTCGATCCCCGAGGCGGTGGCGGCGGCGCTGGCGATCGGTGCGCCGAGGACCTTCCTCACGCACCTCACCCACGAGACGGGACACGCGGAGCTGGAGGCGGAGCTTCCGGCCGCGGTGCGGCCCGCCTACGACGGTCTGGTCATCGAGGTCTGA
- a CDS encoding YtxH domain-containing protein, with amino-acid sequence MARHDDEEVVVVEKHGSPVAPFIWGLAIGAALGLLFAPMKGEELRAKVRDRGRRLKDLASEKAGELEEMVAGGYERARSRVEEGIESAKRSAHEGKQVARDVVEAGRAAAGTAREELERRLVEAREARRAGRSSGEEEPVA; translated from the coding sequence ATGGCACGTCACGACGACGAAGAGGTGGTAGTGGTCGAGAAGCACGGTTCGCCCGTGGCGCCCTTCATCTGGGGGCTCGCCATAGGCGCGGCGCTCGGCCTCCTGTTCGCGCCCATGAAGGGCGAGGAGCTGCGCGCCAAAGTCCGCGACCGCGGCCGCCGGCTCAAGGACCTCGCGTCCGAGAAGGCCGGGGAGCTGGAGGAGATGGTGGCGGGTGGCTACGAGCGGGCGCGCTCGCGCGTGGAAGAAGGCATCGAGAGCGCCAAGCGATCCGCGCACGAGGGGAAGCAGGTGGCGCGTGACGTCGTCGAGGCGGGCCGTGCCGCCGCGGGCACCGCCCGCGAGGAGCTCGAGCGCCGGCTCGTCGAGGCGCGTGAGGCGCGTCGCGCGGGGCGGTCCAGCGGTGAAGAGGAGCCCGTCGCGTAG
- a CDS encoding YihY/virulence factor BrkB family protein has product MRAGRENRWLFVWHDVRGFVRRVYEGAMESNVPFLASGLTFDALLAAIPLLFLILWLVGTLLSAGADAQQVELAEYLRRFLPARARSGADPFEPVMRLLERVVQSRGTLGVLGIPLFVWFSTRLFGSLRAALCEVFDTEETRSWFRGKLTDVALVLVTGLLFVANTALSEGVALLAQSNVRFGFLEYFLAQLLAFCFVVVLFLVVFRYVPARRVRWDTALVAAVTCSLGFELAKQLLSLYFTGLARTDRLVSDRTLGAVLLFVGWTYYMTFVFLVGGQIAQVYELRRRQAAQRALLSD; this is encoded by the coding sequence GTGCGAGCCGGCCGCGAGAACCGCTGGCTCTTCGTCTGGCACGATGTGCGCGGATTTGTCCGCCGCGTCTACGAAGGCGCGATGGAGTCGAACGTCCCGTTCCTCGCCAGCGGCCTCACCTTCGACGCGCTCCTCGCGGCCATCCCCCTGCTGTTCCTCATCCTCTGGCTCGTAGGCACCCTGCTTTCGGCGGGCGCCGACGCCCAGCAGGTCGAGCTGGCCGAGTATCTCCGCCGGTTCCTGCCGGCGCGTGCCCGCTCCGGAGCGGACCCCTTCGAGCCGGTGATGCGCCTGCTCGAGCGGGTGGTGCAGTCGCGCGGGACCCTCGGCGTCCTCGGCATCCCGCTCTTCGTCTGGTTCTCCACCCGGCTGTTCGGCTCCCTCAGGGCCGCGCTCTGCGAGGTCTTCGACACCGAGGAGACGCGCTCCTGGTTCAGGGGCAAGCTCACCGATGTCGCCCTGGTGCTCGTGACTGGGTTGCTGTTCGTCGCGAACACCGCCCTCAGCGAGGGGGTGGCGCTGCTCGCTCAGAGCAACGTCCGGTTCGGCTTCCTCGAATACTTCCTGGCGCAGCTCCTCGCCTTCTGCTTCGTCGTGGTCCTCTTCCTCGTGGTGTTCCGCTACGTGCCGGCACGCCGGGTGCGCTGGGACACGGCCCTGGTGGCGGCCGTGACGTGCAGCCTCGGCTTCGAGCTGGCCAAGCAGTTGCTCAGCCTCTATTTCACTGGGCTGGCGCGGACGGACCGGCTGGTGAGCGACCGCACCCTCGGCGCGGTCCTGCTCTTCGTGGGCTGGACGTACTACATGACCTTCGTCTTCCTGGTGGGCGGCCAGATCGCGCAGGTCTACGAGCTGAGGCGGCGGCAGGCGGCGCAGCGAGCGCTGTTGAGCGACTAG